Part of the Anomaloglossus baeobatrachus isolate aAnoBae1 chromosome 1, aAnoBae1.hap1, whole genome shotgun sequence genome, tatatatatatatatatatatatatatatatagtacatgtgtgtttatatatagttTTAGAGAGGTGTATGTGTATTTACATACatataacacacacatatatattttttcttttatatatatatatatatatatatatgtacatatatataaaacaacagacacatacacatatatattacacatCTATCTCCTTCatactaattttatatatatatatatatatatatacacacacacacacacacacaaatgcatatatatacacacctatatatatttacatatatatatatatatatatatatagagagagaaagagagagagagagaaaaagagagagatatgtGTAATATTTAAGGAACACACATATATGTGCGtgtatttgcatatatatatataaatatatatatatatatatatatatatatatatatatcactctcTAAGTATATATATGTGTTTACCCCACTCAATATATAGATAtgctctctttatatatatatatatatatatatatatatatatatatatatatgtgtgtgtgtgtgtgcctatatatatatatatatatatatatatatataggcacacacacatatatacacatatatatacaaatgCAGTATATATGAATACACATACACAGCTCCTAAAAATATACATACACGAATAGACTTTATGACGGAGCAGAGATGAGTGTGGTGTGTGGCACATGTAGCTGCATACATGGCGGGTGCATATGCCGGGGCGCAGTATATTGGCCGCTGTCCTCTCACTTGAGTGGCTGGGAATCTCTGCAGCTGTGAGAGCAGCACACAGCCCGGGACATAATGGCAGCACATGGAAAGGTCTCATATTCTACATGACTAATCTAGGATTATACAACCTGAGGCTTCCCAGCTGTTGtagcactacaagacccagcatgACGATAGCTGCAATGCTTTCCTGGCTGTAAGACTTTACCTGGAGCATCTCTGTCAGGAGTACATGGACTGCAGGTCCATAGACCCGACATTTCCATCCCGGACTGCACAGACTATACAGAGCCCGTGTATCCAGTGCTGGAGCCAGCATCTGCCTTTACTTCTACTCTATATTACAATAACTTTACATCTCTACATTGCACCAAAATGCATAAATCAAATACTAATAAAAAAAGCATTGAGTGCAAAGATTAGAAATACATGTACAATATAAACAATCTGTGATTGAAACCTGAGTGACAACATATTACAAAATCGGTATAAATTAAAATTAACAAAAGAgagacaaagaaataaaaaataaaatatctgACACTACTGCATTAGATAATTATTATATGTGAtgttaaaactttcacactgcttatctatgaactgcagcaatatttatgaccacaacagtttgtcctcttgccatactgatagttctgcttcacataacttgtcttatttactgcactattctatgtcctgttgtgtataaatatgtgactcttcagattatgtgttatattatgtgttatactgagcctgatgaagagacctgagcagtctcgaaagcttgctattattaccatcttttcagttagccattaaaaggtatcaaccactgaggacttcagctcttttaaacaattttttatatgTGATGTTATCATTTTGCTCCTTGTTATCGATTGGGATAATTCTGACACTGGTTGTGCATATCTATATAGGCTTGTAATATAATCACATTTACAGAAATGATGTGAAATCCATGTGCCCCTTAATGTCTGCATTATCCTTCCATATACAGAGGGAGCCCCACTTATAGGCTCAGATGTGTCTCCCCAATCTGTGACCGATCTCCCTTTGTGCCCCATGATCTCTACATTATCCTTCCATATACAGAGGGAGCCCCACTTTCAGGCTCAGATGTGTCTCCCAATCTGTGACCGATCTCCCTTTGTGCCCCATGATCTCTGCATTATCCTTCCATATATAGTGGGAGCCCCACTGACAGGCTCAGATGTGTCTCCCCAATCTGTGACCGATCTCCCTTTGTGCCCCATGATGTCTGCATTATCCTTCCATATACAGAGGGAGCCACACTTATAGGCTCAGATGTGTCTCCCCAATCTGTGACCGATCTCCCTTTGTGCCCCATGATGTCTGCATTATCCTTCCATATACAGAGGGAGCCACACTTATAGGCTCAGATGTGTCTCCCCAATCTGTGACCGATCTCCCTTTGTGCCCCCCCCACAGGTGGCAGGAATTGTCTTCTGACCTCCTCCAGCACCCACCGCCTTACCTTCTGCACCGAGCAGTCTGCACAGTTCAGAGCCTTACCCTGCAGGACAGACAGCCCTGACAGCCTGGAGGATGGACCTTCTCCATCTCCTGACCAACTCAACAAAAAGAACAAGCTTCTGGCCAAGAAGAAGACTCGGACCATCTTCTCGAAAAGTCAGATCTTCCAGCTGGAGTCCACCTTTGACATGAAGCGCTACCTGAGCAGTGCTGAGAGGGCTTGTTTGGCCAATTCTCTCCAATTGACTGAGACCCAGGTGAAAATCTGGTTCCAGAACCGAAGGAATAAGCTGAAAAGACAAATGTCAGCAGAACTGGAGGCTCCTGGATCTGGAGAACCCAATGGAGACCTACCAGTCATCTACAAAGACTCTTCATTCCTGAGTAGATGTGTCCTACCCATGTCCTTCCCTGTTATCTACCCTGGGAGCAACATTCCCTATCTGTGCTTCCCAAATCCAGGCAAATACTACAGTCTGGCAGATGGAGATGTATAAGGACCACTGACTGCTCTGCATTGGCTTTTCTCCATCAGAAACACACTGCTGGACATTAGGAGGCAGATTTTGAGCCGACCCCTCACTGGGGGGGCAGGGattgtttttatatatatgttaTTGCTATCAATATAA contains:
- the LOC142284562 gene encoding homeobox protein HMX2-like; translation: MSKSPDACTPLSFSFTIDSILKLNSRRADNKPHRAFLQRTPSPEPLHPRGEEDEEETRLTDPGIALYQAQGGRNCLLTSSSTHRLTFCTEQSAQFRALPCRTDSPDSLEDGPSPSPDQLNKKNKLLAKKKTRTIFSKSQIFQLESTFDMKRYLSSAERACLANSLQLTETQVKIWFQNRRNKLKRQMSAELEAPGSGEPNGDLPVIYKDSSFLSRCVLPMSFPVIYPGSNIPYLCFPNPGKYYSLADGDV